One window of Microbacterium sp. Root61 genomic DNA carries:
- a CDS encoding ABC transporter ATP-binding protein — protein sequence MIEFTRVVKRFPDGTVAVDEFNLVIPSRKTTVLVGSSGSGKTTLLRMINRMVEPTGGSIAIDGDDVATRDPVQLRRSIGYVMQNSGLLPHLTVADNIATVPVLQGMKRAAARARALELMVTVGLDPATADRYPSQLSGGQQQRVGVARGLAADPNILLMDEPFGAVDPIVRAELQQELIRLQRDMDKTVVFVTHDIDEAFLLGDQVVILEKGARVAQVGSPSEIMENPASDFVASFIGADKGKRALRLKETPRGTVVVDGEGRTQGALIRDAVT from the coding sequence GTGATCGAATTCACCCGGGTGGTCAAGCGATTCCCAGACGGCACCGTGGCTGTCGACGAGTTCAACCTCGTCATCCCGTCCCGCAAGACGACGGTGCTGGTCGGCTCGTCCGGAAGCGGCAAGACCACGCTGCTGCGGATGATCAACCGGATGGTCGAACCGACCGGCGGCTCGATCGCGATCGACGGCGACGATGTCGCCACGCGCGACCCGGTGCAGCTGCGGCGCAGCATCGGCTACGTCATGCAGAACTCGGGGCTGCTGCCGCACCTCACGGTCGCGGACAACATCGCGACCGTCCCCGTGCTGCAGGGCATGAAGCGGGCTGCGGCCCGCGCCCGCGCGCTGGAGCTCATGGTCACGGTGGGGCTGGACCCGGCTACGGCCGATCGGTACCCCAGCCAGCTCTCCGGTGGACAGCAGCAGCGTGTCGGTGTGGCCCGCGGTCTCGCGGCCGACCCGAACATCCTGCTCATGGACGAGCCGTTCGGTGCCGTCGACCCCATCGTCCGCGCCGAGCTGCAGCAGGAGCTGATCCGCCTGCAGCGGGACATGGACAAGACCGTCGTGTTCGTCACCCACGACATCGACGAGGCGTTCCTGCTGGGGGATCAAGTGGTGATCCTCGAGAAGGGGGCGCGCGTCGCGCAGGTCGGCAGCCCCAGCGAGATCATGGAGAACCCGGCCTCCGACTTCGTGGCGAGCTTCATCGGCGCCGACAAGGGCAAGCGCGCCCTGCGCCTCAAAGAGACTCCGCGCGGCACAGTCGTCGTGGATGGCGAGGGTCGCACCCAGGGGGCGCTGATCCGGGATGCGGTGACATGA
- a CDS encoding ribose-phosphate diphosphokinase, translating into MARKTKKTQADLERDIAPGLVAKTKKRLVVVAGSSHPALATQVAEALGSELAPTEHRTFASGELYTRFEVSVRGCDVFVIQSFGRGVNEWIMELLIMVDALKRASAKRITVVAPYYPYSRQDKKGRGREPISARLVTDLIKTAGADRIMSVDLHAAQIQGFFDGPVDHLFAQPVLLEYFRNELSPEDREKLTVVSPDMGRVRVADNWSDKLGAPLAIIHKRRDPKVANQVTVHEIVGQVDGRVCLLVDDMIDTGGTIVKAAQALKAAGAERVIVAATHAIFSDPAPIVLQDSSIDEVVVTDTIPLAPEHRFEGLTILPIAPLLARAIREVFEDGSVTSMFDGAA; encoded by the coding sequence ATGGCACGCAAGACCAAGAAGACGCAGGCCGATCTCGAGCGTGACATCGCCCCCGGGCTTGTCGCGAAGACGAAGAAACGACTCGTCGTCGTTGCCGGCAGCTCCCACCCCGCGCTGGCGACGCAGGTCGCCGAAGCACTGGGCAGCGAGCTGGCTCCGACCGAGCACCGCACCTTCGCATCGGGCGAGCTCTACACCCGCTTCGAGGTGAGTGTCCGCGGCTGTGACGTGTTCGTCATCCAGTCGTTCGGTCGTGGCGTCAACGAGTGGATCATGGAGCTGCTGATCATGGTGGATGCGCTCAAGCGCGCCTCCGCCAAGCGCATCACGGTCGTCGCCCCGTACTACCCGTACTCCCGCCAGGACAAGAAGGGCCGCGGTCGCGAACCGATCAGCGCCCGCCTGGTCACCGACCTGATCAAGACCGCCGGTGCCGACCGCATCATGAGCGTCGACCTGCACGCAGCGCAAATCCAGGGCTTCTTCGACGGCCCCGTCGATCACCTCTTCGCGCAGCCGGTGCTGCTGGAGTACTTCCGCAACGAGCTGAGCCCGGAAGACCGCGAGAAGCTCACGGTCGTCTCGCCCGACATGGGCCGGGTCCGCGTCGCCGACAACTGGTCCGACAAGCTGGGCGCACCGCTGGCGATCATCCACAAGCGTCGTGACCCGAAGGTCGCCAACCAGGTCACCGTGCACGAGATCGTCGGCCAGGTCGACGGCCGCGTGTGCCTCCTCGTGGACGACATGATCGACACCGGCGGCACCATCGTCAAGGCAGCGCAGGCCCTCAAGGCCGCCGGCGCCGAGCGCGTCATCGTCGCGGCCACGCACGCGATCTTCAGCGATCCCGCGCCGATCGTGCTGCAGGACTCGTCGATCGACGAGGTCGTCGTCACCGACACGATCCCGCTCGCGCCGGAGCACCGGTTCGAAGGCCTCACGATTCTGCCCATCGCGCCGTTGCTGGCGCGTGCGATCCGCGAGGTATTCGAGGACGGCTCCGTCACGAGCATGTTCGACGGCGCCGCCTGA
- a CDS encoding ABC transporter permease: MNWVIDNLGLIWSLSLEHLRQSVIPIVLGFVISVPLGWLAWRYRPVRAVLLTGTGLLYTIPSLALLVLLPPLLGVGIVSELNLIITLTIYAVALMVRAVADGLASVDEDVRLASTAMGYGAFQRFWGVEFPLAGPVILAGLRVTAASTIALATVGILVGVSNLGYLFTNGLQRRIIPEVGAGIVAVAIIALLVDLVLVFAGRVLLPWARATRSRSRSRTVQVGLEAEAVA; this comes from the coding sequence ATGAACTGGGTGATCGACAACCTCGGTCTGATCTGGTCCCTGTCGCTGGAGCACCTGCGGCAGAGCGTCATCCCGATCGTCCTCGGTTTCGTCATCTCGGTGCCGCTGGGCTGGCTGGCCTGGCGCTACCGGCCCGTGCGCGCCGTACTGCTGACCGGAACGGGCCTGCTCTACACGATTCCCTCCCTCGCGCTGCTGGTCCTCCTTCCGCCCCTGCTGGGCGTCGGCATCGTCAGCGAATTGAACCTCATCATCACCCTGACGATCTATGCGGTGGCGCTGATGGTCCGCGCCGTCGCCGACGGGCTGGCATCCGTGGACGAAGATGTCCGCCTGGCCTCGACGGCGATGGGATACGGGGCCTTCCAGCGCTTCTGGGGTGTCGAGTTCCCACTCGCCGGACCCGTGATCCTGGCGGGTCTGCGCGTCACGGCGGCCAGCACGATCGCCCTGGCGACCGTGGGCATCCTCGTCGGGGTGAGCAACCTCGGCTATCTCTTCACCAACGGGCTGCAGCGCCGCATCATCCCCGAAGTCGGTGCCGGCATCGTCGCGGTCGCGATCATCGCCCTCCTGGTCGATCTCGTCCTCGTCTTCGCCGGCCGGGTGCTGCTGCCGTGGGCGCGCGCCACGAGATCGCGCTCGCGTTCCCGCACGGTCCAGGTCGGACTCGAAGCGGAGGCAGTGGCATGA
- a CDS encoding ABC transporter substrate-binding protein → MFTAKKRLLAATAALAGAVVLLAGCSSGNPLDTPSDSAGGSGDTIVVGSQAYYSNEIIAEIYAQALEGAGFDVERQFNIGQRDAYMPLIGDGSISLFPEYTGNLLQYFDETTEARTPEDVYAALQEALPENLTVLDQATASDQDSYTVTKAFADEYGLTSIADLAKVTVPLTLGGPPELAERPYGPTGLLDTYGVEVAFSATGDTTVEDLVAGTVNVANVFTADPRIQTDDLVVLTDPEGLILASNVVPLVNKDLAPKIADVINAISAKLTPEALIAMNVQSTEDQKSPQDIATQWLSENGLD, encoded by the coding sequence ATGTTCACAGCCAAGAAGCGGCTCCTGGCCGCCACCGCCGCCCTCGCCGGCGCGGTCGTCCTGCTCGCCGGCTGCTCGTCGGGCAACCCGCTCGATACCCCGTCCGACTCGGCCGGGGGTTCGGGCGACACCATCGTCGTCGGCTCGCAGGCGTACTACTCGAACGAGATCATCGCCGAGATCTACGCCCAGGCCCTCGAGGGCGCCGGGTTCGACGTCGAGCGTCAGTTCAACATCGGCCAGCGCGACGCCTACATGCCGCTGATCGGAGACGGCTCGATCTCGCTGTTCCCCGAGTACACCGGCAACCTGCTGCAGTACTTCGACGAGACGACGGAGGCGCGCACGCCCGAGGACGTCTACGCGGCGCTGCAGGAAGCCCTCCCCGAGAATCTCACGGTGCTCGACCAGGCGACGGCGTCCGACCAGGACTCGTACACGGTGACCAAGGCGTTCGCCGACGAGTACGGGCTGACGTCGATCGCCGACCTCGCGAAGGTCACGGTGCCGCTGACTCTGGGAGGGCCGCCTGAGCTCGCCGAGCGCCCGTACGGCCCCACGGGCCTCCTCGACACCTACGGCGTCGAGGTGGCGTTCTCCGCGACCGGCGACACCACGGTCGAGGACCTTGTCGCCGGCACGGTCAACGTCGCGAACGTGTTCACGGCCGACCCGCGCATCCAGACGGATGACCTGGTCGTGCTGACCGACCCGGAGGGCCTGATCCTGGCCTCGAACGTCGTGCCGCTCGTCAACAAGGACCTCGCGCCGAAGATCGCCGACGTCATCAACGCGATCAGCGCCAAGCTGACGCCCGAGGCGCTCATCGCGATGAACGTGCAGAGTACCGAGGACCAGAAGTCCCCGCAGGACATCGCCACGCAGTGGCTGTCGGAGAACGGCCTGGACTAG
- a CDS encoding aldo/keto reductase, whose amino-acid sequence MTDAPRFTTGIPEIHRPYAAATGRYDLTEYRQVGSSGLFLPPISLGLWWNFGDNVPFDRQRAVLRHAFDVGITHFDLANNYGPPYGSAETNFGRMMREDFAPYRDEMILSSKAGYDFWPGPYGNWGSRKYVLASAESSLKRMSVDYVDIFYSHRVDPVTPIEETIGALDTLVRQGKALYVGISSYSAERTAEASAVARSLGTPLVIHQPAYSILNRWVEDGLTGVLAQEGMGAIAFTPLAQGLLTDKYLGGGPADRSQQRSSLPTSELSEKGRATIEGLNVIARERGQTLAQMAIQWVLRDPVVTSALIGASRAEQLDENIAALQGPAFDTEELEQIDALSDSIDVDLWAESAAR is encoded by the coding sequence GTGACTGACGCGCCTCGCTTCACTACCGGCATCCCGGAGATCCATCGTCCCTACGCCGCCGCGACCGGCCGTTACGACCTGACCGAATACCGCCAGGTCGGCAGCTCCGGGCTGTTCCTGCCGCCGATCTCGCTCGGTCTGTGGTGGAACTTCGGCGACAACGTGCCGTTCGACCGTCAGCGCGCGGTGCTGCGACACGCGTTCGACGTCGGCATCACCCACTTCGACCTGGCGAACAACTACGGCCCCCCGTACGGTTCGGCCGAGACCAACTTCGGCCGCATGATGCGCGAGGACTTCGCGCCGTACCGCGACGAGATGATCCTCTCCTCGAAGGCCGGATACGACTTCTGGCCCGGCCCGTACGGCAACTGGGGGTCGCGCAAGTACGTCCTCGCCAGCGCGGAGTCGTCGCTGAAGCGGATGAGTGTGGACTACGTCGACATCTTCTATTCGCACCGCGTCGACCCCGTGACGCCCATCGAGGAGACCATCGGCGCGCTGGACACCCTGGTGCGCCAGGGCAAGGCGCTCTATGTGGGGATCTCGTCGTACAGCGCCGAGCGCACCGCGGAGGCGTCCGCGGTCGCCCGCAGCCTCGGCACTCCGCTGGTGATCCACCAGCCCGCATACTCGATCCTCAACCGCTGGGTCGAGGACGGCCTCACCGGTGTGCTGGCGCAGGAGGGCATGGGCGCGATCGCGTTCACCCCGCTCGCCCAGGGCCTGCTGACCGACAAGTACCTCGGAGGCGGGCCGGCGGACCGCTCGCAGCAGCGCTCGTCGCTGCCGACGAGCGAGCTGTCGGAGAAGGGGCGCGCCACGATCGAGGGGCTGAACGTCATCGCCCGTGAGCGCGGGCAGACGCTCGCGCAGATGGCGATCCAGTGGGTGCTGCGCGACCCGGTGGTGACCTCCGCGCTGATCGGAGCATCCCGTGCCGAACAGCTGGACGAGAACATTGCCGCCCTGCAGGGCCCCGCGTTCGACACGGAGGAGCTCGAGCAGATCGACGCGCTGTCGGACTCCATCGACGTCGACCTCTGGGCCGAGTCGGCGGCGCGGTGA
- a CDS encoding 4-(cytidine 5'-diphospho)-2-C-methyl-D-erythritol kinase, with amino-acid sequence MSMGARGPARVHVRAPGKLNLFFEVGDVQPDGYHDVASAYQAVSLYEDLWAEDSDEFTVSVTGSVDVSGVPEDDRNLALRAARLVAKEIGHSGGVHLEIVKHVPVQGGMGGGSADAAAALVACDALWGAELGSARLQRLAARLGADVPFSLIGGTAVGTGRGDQLSPALAKGRFDWVLVVADGGLSTPQVYEQLDQLRSGSTFDIAPRARAPRIDPAVLQALRAGDAPGLAAHARNDLQVAALSLRPDLRAVLELGEKAGALVGIVSGSGPTLAFLADGSESALELQVTLTASGRTALHVHGPVAGARVM; translated from the coding sequence ATGAGCATGGGCGCGCGCGGACCCGCTCGGGTGCACGTGCGGGCACCGGGCAAGCTGAACCTCTTCTTCGAGGTCGGCGACGTCCAACCCGACGGATATCACGACGTCGCATCCGCCTACCAGGCGGTGTCGCTGTACGAGGACCTGTGGGCGGAGGATTCCGACGAGTTCACCGTGTCGGTGACCGGCTCGGTCGATGTCAGCGGAGTGCCCGAGGACGACCGCAACCTCGCGCTGCGCGCGGCGCGCCTGGTCGCCAAGGAGATCGGCCACTCCGGCGGCGTCCACCTCGAGATCGTCAAGCACGTTCCGGTGCAGGGCGGGATGGGCGGAGGATCAGCGGATGCCGCGGCCGCCCTCGTCGCCTGCGACGCGCTGTGGGGAGCAGAGTTGGGTTCGGCCCGGCTGCAGCGCCTCGCGGCGCGGCTCGGCGCCGACGTGCCGTTCTCGTTGATCGGGGGCACCGCCGTCGGCACCGGGCGCGGCGATCAGCTGAGCCCGGCGCTGGCGAAGGGGCGGTTCGACTGGGTCCTCGTGGTCGCGGACGGCGGGCTGTCCACACCCCAGGTCTACGAGCAGCTCGATCAGCTGCGCAGCGGGTCGACGTTCGACATCGCGCCGCGCGCGCGGGCGCCGCGCATCGATCCCGCCGTGCTTCAGGCGCTGCGGGCGGGCGATGCTCCGGGCCTCGCCGCCCACGCGCGCAACGACCTGCAGGTCGCCGCGCTGTCGCTGCGCCCGGATCTGCGCGCCGTGCTCGAGCTCGGCGAGAAGGCCGGGGCGCTGGTCGGCATCGTGTCGGGCTCCGGCCCGACCCTCGCGTTCCTCGCCGACGGCTCGGAGTCCGCCCTCGAGCTCCAGGTGACCCTGACCGCGTCGGGCCGAACCGCCCTGCACGTGCACGGCCCGGTGGCGGGTGCCCGGGTGATGTGA
- a CDS encoding MarR family winged helix-turn-helix transcriptional regulator encodes MGHETDEVDRIVGAWIAQRPDLDFSPLEVLSRVDRLSRHLDRARRDAFRRSDLEPWEWDVLSALRRAGEPFQLSPKQLLQQTLVSSGTMTNRIDRLVDRGLVRREADPGDGRSVLVTITMDGRTRVDAAITRLVDAESLLLGALSRGDRDRLAGLLRKLSLGFDA; translated from the coding sequence ATGGGACACGAGACCGATGAAGTCGACCGCATCGTCGGAGCGTGGATCGCGCAGCGGCCCGATCTCGACTTCTCGCCGCTGGAAGTGCTGTCCCGCGTGGACCGCCTGTCGCGGCATCTGGACCGCGCCCGTCGCGACGCATTCCGGCGCAGCGACCTGGAGCCCTGGGAGTGGGATGTGCTGTCGGCGCTGCGTCGTGCGGGCGAGCCGTTCCAGCTCAGCCCCAAGCAGCTCCTGCAGCAGACGCTGGTCTCCAGCGGCACCATGACAAACCGCATCGACCGACTGGTGGACCGCGGACTCGTACGTCGGGAAGCAGATCCCGGGGATGGACGCAGTGTTCTGGTGACGATCACGATGGACGGACGAACGCGGGTGGATGCCGCGATCACGCGGCTCGTCGATGCAGAATCGCTGCTGCTCGGCGCACTGTCGCGCGGCGACCGCGACCGCCTCGCCGGCCTGCTGCGCAAGCTCAGCCTCGGATTCGACGCCTGA
- the glmU gene encoding bifunctional UDP-N-acetylglucosamine diphosphorylase/glucosamine-1-phosphate N-acetyltransferase GlmU, producing MSENTESGRADADLAIIILAAGQGTRMKSRTPKVLHRIGGRSLVGHVLATAAELVPAHTLVVVRHERDLVAQSVADDAPHVVVVDQDEVPGTGRAVELALAQLDGFSGDVLVLSGDCPLADAGTLTAFVAAHRAADAAVTLMTAVVADPTGYGRVIRDADGDVSRIVEQKDANDAEAAVREINAGMYVFRADSLRTHLPAIGIDNAQAEKYLTDVAGLARVAGDRVAASVVEDVTVTYGVNDRAQLSEVGRLLNARTVRKWQLAGVTIMDPATTWIDVTATLAPDVTVLPGTQILRATSIAEGATIGPDTSLVDCEVGENAIVTRTDATLAVIGASATVGPFAYLRPNTILGAKGKIGTFVEIKNTTIGEGSKVPHLSYIGDTTIGVGVNLGAGAITANYDDIAKHRTEIGDHVHSGSHNVFVAPVRIGAGAKTGAGAVIRKDVPAGALALSVAPQRNVEGWVEKNREGTAAADAARAQADE from the coding sequence ATGTCCGAGAACACCGAAAGCGGTCGTGCCGACGCCGACCTCGCCATCATCATCCTGGCCGCAGGGCAGGGCACGCGCATGAAGTCGCGCACGCCCAAGGTGCTGCACCGCATCGGCGGACGGTCGCTGGTGGGTCACGTGCTCGCCACAGCGGCCGAGCTCGTTCCCGCCCATACGCTGGTGGTGGTCCGGCACGAGCGCGACCTCGTCGCCCAGTCCGTCGCCGACGATGCGCCGCACGTCGTGGTCGTCGACCAGGACGAGGTGCCCGGAACCGGTCGCGCCGTCGAACTGGCCCTTGCGCAGCTGGACGGGTTCTCCGGCGATGTGCTCGTGCTCTCCGGCGACTGCCCGTTGGCGGATGCCGGGACCCTGACCGCCTTCGTCGCCGCCCACCGCGCGGCCGATGCGGCCGTCACGTTGATGACCGCCGTCGTGGCCGACCCGACCGGCTATGGCCGCGTCATCCGGGATGCCGACGGGGATGTCTCGCGCATCGTGGAGCAGAAGGACGCGAACGACGCCGAGGCGGCGGTCCGCGAGATCAACGCCGGGATGTACGTCTTCCGCGCCGACTCGCTGCGCACGCACCTGCCGGCGATCGGCATCGACAACGCCCAGGCGGAGAAGTACCTCACCGACGTGGCCGGCCTCGCCCGTGTCGCCGGCGACCGGGTGGCGGCATCCGTCGTCGAGGATGTCACCGTCACGTACGGCGTGAACGACCGGGCTCAGCTGTCGGAGGTGGGTCGCCTGCTCAACGCGCGCACCGTCCGCAAGTGGCAGCTCGCCGGGGTCACGATCATGGACCCGGCGACGACCTGGATCGATGTCACCGCGACGCTTGCTCCGGATGTCACCGTGCTGCCCGGCACCCAGATCCTCCGCGCCACCTCGATCGCGGAGGGCGCCACCATCGGTCCCGACACGAGCCTCGTCGACTGCGAGGTGGGGGAGAACGCGATCGTCACCCGCACGGACGCCACGCTCGCCGTCATCGGCGCCTCGGCGACGGTGGGACCGTTCGCCTACCTGCGTCCGAACACGATCCTCGGCGCCAAGGGCAAGATCGGCACCTTCGTGGAGATCAAGAACACGACGATCGGCGAAGGCAGCAAGGTGCCGCATCTGTCGTACATCGGCGACACCACGATCGGCGTCGGCGTCAACCTCGGGGCCGGCGCGATCACCGCGAATTACGACGACATCGCCAAGCACCGCACCGAGATCGGCGACCACGTGCACTCCGGGTCGCACAACGTGTTCGTCGCGCCCGTTAGGATCGGAGCAGGAGCGAAAACCGGCGCAGGGGCAGTCATCCGCAAGGATGTCCCGGCGGGAGCGCTCGCCCTTTCGGTGGCGCCGCAGCGCAACGTCGAAGGCTGGGTTGAGAAGAATCGCGAGGGTACGGCGGCAGCAGACGCCGCTCGCGCACAAGCCGACGAATAG
- a CDS encoding DUF427 domain-containing protein codes for MKALLDGTVIAEAPTEDLIHIEGNWYFPPSSITAGVLVPSPTQYTCPWKGECQYFTVVGGDSPLADRAWSYPMPFSSAVDRVGRDFSDYVAFWKEISVVD; via the coding sequence ATGAAGGCACTGCTCGACGGCACGGTGATCGCCGAAGCGCCCACCGAAGATCTGATCCACATCGAGGGCAACTGGTACTTCCCGCCATCCAGCATCACTGCGGGGGTGCTGGTACCCAGCCCCACGCAGTACACCTGCCCGTGGAAGGGCGAGTGCCAGTACTTCACGGTCGTGGGCGGCGATTCGCCGTTGGCCGACCGGGCCTGGTCGTATCCGATGCCGTTCTCGAGCGCGGTCGACCGAGTCGGCCGTGACTTCTCGGACTACGTCGCATTCTGGAAAGAAATCAGCGTCGTCGACTGA
- a CDS encoding ABC-F family ATP-binding cassette domain-containing protein yields MAHLLGAETLHLEYPTKVVFDSVSLGVEEGDRIGIVGRNGDGKSTLLGLLAGRFTPDSGRVTMRSGVRIGVLDQGDVLDDDDTVRNAVVGDAPEHVWAGEPRIRSVIAGLLSDLPWDGKIGPLSGGQRRRVALAQLLAGDHDILALDEPTNHLDVEAITWLAGHLKQRWAQSSGALLVVTHDRWFLDEVCTTTWEVHDRVVDPFEGGYAAYILQRVERDRQAATIEARRQNLATKELAWLRRGAPARTAKPKFRIEAANELIADVPELRDPIALRSLAVSRLGKEVVNLLDVSVSYGDRAVLRDVEWRIAPGERTGILGVNGAGKSTLLNLISGTGQPTTGRVTRGTTVKIATLAQGLDELEEHLNHPVRTVLAQLRTSYTFGDGSKAREITPGQLLERLGFASAQLSTPVKDLSGGQKRRLQLLLILLDQPNVLILDEPTNDLDTDMLAAIEDLLDTWPGTLLVVSHDRYFLERVTDQQYALLDGHLRHLPGGVEEYLRLRTAQRKAAESGPPSGASSSAAASELSGADRRTAQKELSAIDRRLAKLSGLMAALDVKLAEFHDDYDALQKLQSERAALASEVDTLEERWLELGDILGH; encoded by the coding sequence ATGGCACATCTTCTGGGGGCAGAAACCCTACATCTCGAGTACCCGACCAAAGTCGTCTTCGACTCCGTATCGCTCGGCGTTGAAGAAGGCGACCGCATCGGGATCGTCGGTCGCAACGGCGACGGCAAGTCCACCTTGCTCGGATTGCTGGCGGGACGCTTCACCCCCGACTCCGGCCGCGTGACGATGCGCAGCGGAGTGCGGATCGGCGTGCTCGACCAGGGAGACGTGCTCGACGACGACGACACCGTGCGCAATGCGGTGGTGGGTGATGCTCCCGAGCATGTCTGGGCCGGCGAACCCCGTATCCGCAGCGTCATCGCGGGGCTGCTGAGCGACCTGCCCTGGGACGGGAAGATCGGACCGCTCTCGGGTGGTCAGCGTCGCCGCGTCGCGCTGGCGCAGCTGCTGGCCGGAGACCACGACATCCTCGCGCTGGACGAGCCGACGAACCACCTCGACGTCGAGGCCATCACGTGGCTCGCGGGCCATCTGAAGCAGCGCTGGGCGCAGAGCTCGGGTGCGCTGCTGGTCGTCACGCACGACCGGTGGTTCCTGGATGAGGTGTGCACCACTACGTGGGAGGTGCACGATCGTGTGGTCGATCCGTTCGAGGGCGGCTACGCGGCCTACATCCTGCAGCGCGTCGAGCGTGACCGTCAGGCCGCGACGATCGAAGCGCGCCGCCAGAATCTGGCCACCAAGGAGCTCGCCTGGTTGCGCCGAGGAGCACCGGCGCGCACCGCGAAGCCGAAGTTCCGCATCGAGGCCGCCAACGAGCTGATCGCGGATGTGCCCGAGCTGCGCGATCCCATCGCCCTGCGCTCGCTCGCGGTCTCCCGACTCGGGAAGGAGGTCGTCAATCTGCTCGACGTCTCGGTATCATACGGCGACCGTGCCGTGCTGCGGGACGTCGAATGGCGCATCGCACCGGGCGAGCGCACCGGCATCCTCGGCGTGAACGGTGCCGGAAAATCCACTCTCCTGAACCTCATCTCGGGCACGGGTCAGCCCACGACCGGGCGCGTCACGCGGGGCACGACGGTGAAGATCGCCACGCTCGCGCAGGGTCTCGACGAACTCGAAGAGCATCTGAATCACCCCGTGCGCACCGTGCTCGCACAGCTGCGCACGTCGTACACGTTCGGAGACGGCTCGAAGGCGCGCGAGATCACGCCCGGCCAGCTGCTGGAACGCCTCGGATTCGCCTCGGCGCAGCTGTCGACGCCGGTCAAGGACCTCTCCGGTGGGCAGAAGCGACGACTGCAGCTCCTGCTGATCCTGCTGGACCAGCCGAACGTGCTCATCCTCGACGAGCCGACCAACGATCTGGACACGGACATGCTCGCCGCCATCGAGGACCTCCTCGACACGTGGCCGGGCACCCTGCTGGTCGTCTCGCACGATCGCTACTTCCTGGAGCGCGTCACCGACCAGCAATACGCGCTCCTGGACGGCCACCTGCGCCACCTCCCCGGGGGCGTGGAGGAATACCTCCGCCTGCGTACAGCGCAGCGCAAGGCCGCGGAGAGCGGGCCCCCGTCGGGCGCGTCCAGCTCGGCCGCCGCTTCCGAGCTGTCAGGGGCCGATCGGCGTACCGCGCAGAAGGAGCTGTCGGCGATCGATCGGCGCCTCGCGAAGCTGTCCGGACTCATGGCAGCCCTCGACGTGAAGCTCGCGGAGTTCCACGACGACTACGACGCGTTGCAGAAGCTGCAGTCCGAACGCGCCGCCCTTGCGAGCGAAGTCGACACCCTCGAAGAGCGCTGGCTCGAACTGGGCGACATCCTCGGGCACTGA
- a CDS encoding ABC transporter permease, which yields MNLFLDAIAWIFSPDKGVGVSSVPVALMQHLSYTVISVLVAGVIAVPLGWLIGHTGKGRDVAVAISGAARAVPSFGLLILLVLLFGVLHKPEAAVISFVLLAIPSILAGAYAGLEAIDRTVIDAGRAMGMTEWQILWRIEVPLGLPLLVAGLRSATLQVVATVTIAAYVGLGGLGQYIIAGIPLRRYDMVLGGAILVAALALILDGLFALAQRGAVPRGVRPPRSDRRSVPNNAVDAASVPSERPRAEATVT from the coding sequence ATGAACCTCTTCCTCGACGCGATCGCGTGGATCTTCTCTCCCGACAAGGGAGTGGGCGTCAGCTCGGTGCCGGTCGCTCTGATGCAGCACCTGTCCTATACGGTGATCTCGGTGCTGGTGGCGGGCGTCATCGCCGTTCCGCTGGGCTGGCTGATCGGGCATACCGGCAAGGGACGCGATGTCGCGGTGGCGATATCCGGAGCAGCCCGCGCGGTGCCGTCGTTCGGCCTGCTGATCCTGCTGGTGCTCCTCTTCGGCGTGCTGCACAAGCCCGAGGCGGCGGTCATCAGCTTCGTGCTGCTCGCGATCCCGTCGATCCTCGCCGGCGCCTACGCCGGGCTCGAGGCCATCGACCGCACCGTCATCGACGCCGGCCGGGCGATGGGCATGACCGAGTGGCAGATCCTCTGGCGCATCGAGGTGCCGCTCGGGCTCCCGCTGTTGGTCGCGGGGCTGCGCTCGGCGACGTTGCAGGTGGTCGCGACGGTGACGATCGCCGCATACGTGGGCCTCGGTGGGCTCGGCCAGTACATCATCGCGGGGATCCCGCTCCGCCGCTACGACATGGTCCTGGGCGGCGCGATCCTCGTCGCGGCGCTCGCCCTCATCTTGGACGGCCTGTTCGCGCTCGCCCAGCGCGGCGCCGTGCCGCGCGGGGTCCGGCCACCGCGATCCGATCGACGTTCCGTTCCGAACAATGCCGTGGACGCCGCATCCGTCCCCTCGGAGCGCCCCCGCGCCGAGGCCACCGTCACCTGA